A genomic segment from Saimiri boliviensis isolate mSaiBol1 chromosome 14, mSaiBol1.pri, whole genome shotgun sequence encodes:
- the ERICH4 gene encoding glutamate-rich protein 4, with translation MELWRQLSQAGLVPPELGPPPRALREVSPVEIPGQTLTTAGADAGGAWDSLLWICEELGNLRQMDVQLLGQLCRLGLEMGALREELVTMLDEEEEESGEEEEEDEEPQRKQEEEHLEACPAPQLPDFEITI, from the exons ATGGAGCTGTGGAGGCAGCTGAGTCAGGCTGGACTGGTGCCTCCGGAGCTGGGCCCACCCCCCCGGGCCCTGAGGGAGGTCTCCCCAGTGGAAATCCCTGGCCAGACCCTCACGACTGCAGGGGCAGACGCTGGAGGTGCCTGGGATAGTCTGCTGTGGATCTGTGAGGAGCTG GGGAACCTTCGCCAAATGGATGTCCAGCTGCTGGGACAGCTGTGCCGCCTGGGGCTGGAGATGGGGGCGCTGCGGGAGGAACTGGTCACCATGttggacgaggaggaggaggagagcggcgaggaagaggaagaggatgaagagccccagaggaagcaggaggaggagcaccTGGAGGCCTGCCCCGCCCCACAGCTGCCTGACTTTGAGATCACGATCTGA